Part of the Ailuropoda melanoleuca isolate Jingjing unplaced genomic scaffold, ASM200744v2 unplaced-scaffold55983, whole genome shotgun sequence genome is shown below.
GTCCTCTTTTCAATATTCCTAGGGATCTACCTCATGACAGTGTCCTGGAACCTGGGCCTCATCACACTCATCAGGGTGGACTCCCATCTGCACACACCTATGTACTTTTTCCTCAGTAACCTGTCCTTGCTGGACATTTGCTATGTTTCCACTATAGCACCCAAGATGCTCTCGGATTTCTTCAAGAAGCAGAAATCCATCTCCTTTGTGGGGTGCACTGTGCAGTACTTCTTCTTCTCTAGCCTGGGTTTGACTGAATGCTGTCTTCTGGCAGCCATGGCTTATGACCGATATGCTGCCATTTGTAATCCTCTGCTCTATACCGCCATCATGTCGCCCACCCTCTGTGTGCAGATGGTGGCAGGATCTTGTGTAACTGGATTCTTTGGCTCATTTATCCAACTCTGTGCTTTACTTCAGCTCCATTTCTGTGGGCCAAATGTCATCAATCATTTCTTCTGTGATCTTCCCCAACTGCTAATCCTATCCTGCTCTGatacctttttctttcaaatcatgACCTCTGTTCTCACAGTGATCTTTGGACTCACATCTGTCTTGGTTATCATGATATCCTATGGTTACATTGTTGCAACCATTCTGAAGATCACATCAGCTGAAGGCAGGTCCAAGGCCTTCAACACCTGTGCTTCTCACCTGACAGCTGTGACTCTTTTCTTTGGCTCAGG
Proteins encoded:
- the LOC117799721 gene encoding olfactory receptor 1440-like — its product is FSIFLGIYLMTVSWNLGLITLIRVDSHLHTPMYFFLSNLSLLDICYVSTIAPKMLSDFFKKQKSISFVGCTVQYFFFSSLGLTECCLLAAMAYDRYAAICNPLLYTAIMSPTLCVQMVAGSCVTGFFGSFIQLCALLQLHFCGPNVINHFFCDLPQLLILSCSDTFFFQIMTSVLTVIFGLTSVLVIMISYGYIVATILKITSAEGRSKAFNTCASHLTAVTLFFGSGIFVYMYPNSGDSPSQNKLASVLYTVVIPMLNPLIYSLRNKEIKD